DNA from Diaphorobacter limosus:
GCCGTTGCCTGGTGGGCCTGGGCCGATGCCACGGGCTACACCAAGCGCAAGGCCATGGAGAAGATGGATCAGCGCAAGCAAGACCGTATCAACAAGCACAAGGAAGCCTTGGGCATGAAAACCCGCCGCCCGCGCTGACAGCGTTGGCATGGTGCGCAGGCCGCAGTCCCGCAGTCGCCGGGGTTGCGGTTTTTTCTTGCCTGAAATGCTATGCTATATGTAGCGTTTTGCGCTTGCTACATAGGGGTTAGCGGCGCTTTTCATCAAAATCATCGAGCACCGCGCCCTTGCTGGCGCTGGAGGCGTTGAAGGCAAACTTGGCCTGCACGCCGCGCGTGTAGCGCGGTGCTGGCGGCGTCCAGCCGGCGCGCCGGCGCGCCAGCTCCTCGTCGCTCACGTTCAGCTGCAGCAGCAACTGGTGCGCGTCTATGGTGATGCTGTCGCCCTCGTGAACGAAGGCGATGTTGCCGCCCACTGCCGCCTCTGGCGCCACATGGCCCACCACCATGCCCCAGGTGCCGCCGGAGAAGCGCCCGTCGGTGATCAGGCCCACGCTCTCGCCCAGGCCTTCGCCCACCAGCGCGCCCGTGGGCGCCAGCATTTCGGGCATGCCGGGCCCGCCCTTGGGGCCCAGGTAGCGCAGCACCATCACGTCACCGGCCTTGATCTTGCCGGCCAGGATGGCGGCCAGCGCCGACTGCTCGTCGTCAAAGACGCGCGCCGGGCCGGTGATGACGGGGTTCTTCAGGCCGGTGATCTTGGCCACCGCGCCCTCGGGACTCAGGTTGCCCTTGAGGATGGCCAGGTGGCCCTGGGCGTACAGCGGCTGGCCGATGGGGCGGATCACGTCCTGGTCGGCACGCGGTGTGTCAGGCACGTCTTTCAATGTCTCGGCGATGGCCTTGCCGGTGATGGTCATGCAGTCGCCATGCAGCAGGCCGGCGTTCAAAAGCATCTTCATGACTTGCGGAATGCCGCCGGCCTTGTGCAGATCCACGGCCAGATATTTGCCGCTGGGCTTCATGTCGCAGAACACCGGCACCTTCTTGCGCATGCGCTCGAAGTCGTCGATGTTCCATTCAACCCCCGCCGCGTGCGCAATGGCCAGGAAGTGCAGCACGGCATTGGTTGAGCCGCCCACGGCCATGATCACGGCGACCGCGTTCTCGATCGATTGGCGTGTGACGATGTCGCGGGGTTTGAGGTCGCGGCGTATGGCCTCGATCAGTACCCTGGCCGACTCGCGCGCCGAGTCCACCTTTTCCTGGTGCGGGTTGGCCATGGTGCTGGAGTAGGGCAGGCTCATGCCCAGCGCCTCGAACGAGCTGCTCATGGTGTTGGCGGTGTACATGCCGCCGCAGGAGCCGGTGCCGGGAATGGCGTGCTGCTCTATGTCCTTCAGTTCCTGGTCGCTGATCTTGCCGGCGGCGTTCTCACCCACGGCCTCGAAGACGCTGACGATGTTCAGGTCGCAGCCGTGCAGGCAGCCCGGCTCTATGGTGCCGCCATACACATAGATGCTGGGCACGTTGGCGCGCAGCATGCCCATCATGCCGCCGGGCATGTTCTTGTCGCAGCCGCCAATGACCACGCAGCCATCCATCCACTGGCCCTGCACGCAGGTCTCCACGCAGTCGGCAATCACCTCGCGGCTGACCAGGCTGTACTTCATGCCCTCGGTGCCCATGGCCATGCCGTCGGAAATCGTCGGCGTGCCAAAGGTCTGGGCGTTGCCGCCCGCCGCGCGTATGCCGTCCACCGCCGCGTCGGCCAGCCTTTGCAGGCCGCTGTTGCAGGGCGTGATGGTGCTGTGCCCGTTGGCCACGCCGACCATGGGCTTGTTGAAGTCGGCCTCGGTGTAGCCCATGCCGTAGTACATGGAGCGGTTGGCGGCGCGCGCCTTGCCCTGGGTGATATGGGCGGAGCGGCGGTTCAGTGGCAGAGGGTCGGTCATGATGGTCTTGGCGCTGTGGCTGGGGCCTGCAAGTGTGGGCGCCTGGCCTGCGACTGTCCAGCCGCTGCGACATAATGAAACGGTTTTGCCCATGGCCCGGCTCAAGAGGCGCGCGCCATGGTGTACACCGGCCCGCAATTGCGCGGGCCGTCGCATTCCTCCCCCCGAGACATTCCTTTTTCGCAATCACCATGCCCGCATACCGTTCCAAGACCTCCACCCATGGCCGCAACATGGCCGGTGCCCGCGCCCTGTGGCGCGCCACCGGCATGAAGGATGCAGACTTCTCCAAGCCCATCATCGCGGTGGTCAACTCGTTCACGCAGTTCGTGCCCGGCCATGTGCACCTGAAGGATCTGGGCCAGCTGGTGGCCCGCGAGATCGAGGCCGCCGGCGGCGTGGCCAAGGAATTCAACACCATCGCCGTGGACGACGGCATCGCCATGGGCCACGACGGCATGCTGTACTCGCTGCCCAGCCGCGACATCATTGCCGACAGCGTGGAATACATGGTCAACGCACATTGCGCCGACGCCATGGTCTGCATCAGCAACTGCGACAAGATCACGCCCGGCATGCTGATGGCGGCGATGCGCCTGAACATTCCGGTGATCTTCGTCTCCGGCGGCCCCATGGAGGCCGGGAAGGCCCAGCTGGCCGTGCCGGGGCAGGGCAAGCTGACGTTCACCAAGAAGCTGGATCTGATCGACGCCATGGTCATGGCCGCCGACGACAAGGCCAGCGACGCCGACGTGGCCGAGGTGGAGCGTTCGGCCTGCCCCACTTGCGGTTCCTGCTCGGGCATGTTCACCGCCAATTCGATGAACTGCCTGACCGAGGCGCTGGGCCTGTCGCTGCCCGGCAATGGCACGGTGCTGGCCACGCATGCCGACCGCGAGCAGCTGTTCAAGCGCGCCGGCCGGCGCATCGTGGAGCTGGCGCGTGAGTATTACGAGCAGGACAACGCGCGCATCCTGCCGCGCGCCGTGGGTTTCAAGGCCTTCGAGAACGCGATGACGCTGGACATCGCCATGGGTGGCTCCACCAACACCATCCTGCACCTGCTGGCCATCGCACAAGAGGCCGAGATCGCCTTCACCATGGACGACATCGACCGCCTCTCGCGCGTCGTGCCCCAGCTGTGTAAGGTGGCGCCCAACACCGACAAGTACCACATCGAGGACGTGCACCGCGCCGGCGGCATCTTCGGCATCCTGGGCGAGCTGGAACGTGCCGGCCGCCTGCACACCGACGTGCCCACCATCCACGCGCCCACCCTGGGCGAGGCGATTGCGCAATGGGACATCTGCCTCACGCAGGACGAGGCCGTGCACAACTTCTTCAAGGCCGGCCCGGGCGGCATTCCCACCCAGGTTGCGTTCAGCCAGGCGAGCCGCTGGCCCAGCCTGGATCTGGACCGCGCCGAGGGCTGCATACGCTCCTACGACCACGCCTTCAGCAAGGAAGGCGGCCTGGCCGTGCTCACCGGCAACATCGCGCAAAAGGGCTGTGTGGTGAAGACCGCGGGCGTGGATGACTCCATCCTGGTGTTCGAGGGCCCGGCGCATGTGGTCGAGTCGCAGGACGAGGCCGTGGCCAACATCCTGGCCGACAAGGTCAAGGCGGGCGACGTGGTCGTGGTGCGCTACGAAGGCCCCAAGGGCGGCCCCGGCATGCAGGAGATGCTCTACCCCACCAGCTACATCAAGAGCAAGGGCCTGGGCAAGGCCTGCGCGCTGCTGACCGACGGGCGCTTCTCGGGCGGCACCTCGGGCCTGTCCATCGGCCACTGCTCGCCCGAGGCCGCGGCCGGCGGCGCCATCGGCCTGGTGCGAAACGGCGACCGCATCCGCATCGACATCCCCAACCGCACGATCAACGTGCTGGTTAGCGACGAGGAACTGGCGCGCCGGCGCCAACAGCAGGCTGCCCTGGGCTGGAAGCCGGCCCAGCCGCGTCCGCGCAAGGTCTCGGCGGCGCTCAAGGCCTATGCCAAGCTGGTCACCAGCGCCGACACCGGCGCCGTGCGCGACCTGTCGCTGCTGGATTGACGGGCATGTCCGAGTTGCACCAGCGCATTGCCGCCAGCTTCAACGCCCAGGGCCTGATGACCACGCTGGGCGCACGCCTGGTGCTGGTGCAGGACGGCGAGGTGCATATCGAGCTGCCGTTCTCGCCGCACCTGACGCAGCAGCAGGGCTTCGTGCATGCGGGTGTCGTCACCAGCATCGTGGACAACGCCTGCGGCTATGCGGCGCTGACCAGGTCACCGCCTGGCTGCGAGGTGGTGACGGCGGAGTTCAAGACCAACTTCATGCGGCCGGCCATCGGGGCGCGCTTCCTGGCCGTGGGCCGGGTGCAGAACGCGGGGCGCATGCTCACCGTGTGCACGGGCGAGGTGCGTGCGTTTGCGGGCGATGGGCCGCAGTACAAGCTGGTGGCCCTGATGCAGGCCACCATGGTCAATGTGCCGGCGAACGCCTGACTACGAACCGGTCTGCGATTGCAGGTAGTTCTGCAGGCCCACCTTGTCGATCAGGCCGATCTGCTTTTCCAGCCAATAGGCGTGGTCTTCCTCGGTGTCGCGCAGCTGGGTCAGCAGCAGGTCGCGGCTCACATAGTCGTGGTGTGACTCGCACAGGGCGATGGCCGACTTCAGGTGCTTGCGCACGCTGTATTCGGTGTCCAGGTCCTTGCGCAGCATCTCCTGGACGCTCTCGCCCGGCGTGAAGGCGTGCGGGCGCATGTTGGGCTTGCCCTCCAGCATCAGGATGCGGCGCAGGATGGTGTCGGCATGCTCGGTCTCTTCCTGCATCTCGTGGTTCAGGCGCTCGTACAGGCGCACGAAGCCTTGATCCTCGTACTGGCGCGAGTGGATGAAGTACTGGTCGCGCGCGGCCAGTTCGCCGCGCAGCAGTTCTTTCAGGCAGTCGATGACGGCGGTGTGGCCTTGCATGGTGTTGCTCTGTTGTGGGTTGCTATTGCGCCCGAGTATCGCGCGCATCGCATGCCCGTTCAAATTCGGCACGCATAGGCCTGCGGCACAATCGCCGCCATGCTGATGTACCCGCATATCGACCCCGTGGCCCTGCAGATCGGGCCCGTTGCCATTCACTGGTATGGCCTGACCTATCTGGCCGCCTTTGGCCTGTTCATGTGGCTGGGCCGGCGCCGCCTGCGCCATGAGCCCTATGCCTCGCTCACGGGGGATCAGGCCTGGTCGCGCAAGGACGTGGAGGACATCCTGTTCCTTGGCGTGCTGGGCGTGGTGATCGGCGGGCGGCTGGGCTACTGCCTGTTCTACAAGCCGGGCTACTACCTGGCGCATCCGCTGGAGATCCTCTACGTGTGGCAGGGCGGCATGAGCTTTCATGGCGGGCTGTTGGGCGTGATCGGCTCCATGCTGTGGTTCGCCCATTCGCGGCGCAGGCCCTGGCTGCAGGTGGCGGACTTTGTCGCGCCCTGCGTGCCCACGGGGCTGGCGGCCGGGCGCATAGGCAATTTCATCAATGGCGAGCTGTGGGGGCGCTTTGCGCCTCCCGACCTGCCCTGGGCCATGGTGTTTCCGCAAAGCGGCTCCATGCTGGCGCGCCACCCGTCGCAGATATACCAGTTTTTGCTCGAAGGCCTGCTGCTGTTCGTGCTGCTGTGGCTGTATGCGCGCCGCCCGCGCAGGCGCGGCGAGGTGGCGGCGGCCTTCCTGGTGGGCTATGGCGTGCTGCGCTTCACGGCGGAATATTTCCGCGAGCCCGACAGCTTCCTGGGCCTGCTGCCCTTGGGTATGAGCATGGGCCAGTGGCTGTGCGTGCCCATGGTGCTGGCGGGCGTGGGCATGTGGCTGTGGGCGCAAAGGCAGCGCGCGTGACGCCGCGCGGCGGCCAGCCGCACCACTACGTCGGCTTGCCCTGGGCCTGGGCCACGAGCAGGGCCACGACTTCCTCGCAGGCGGCGAGCACGCTCTCGCTGCCTTCGGCCACGCGTTCGGCGCCGGCGTGCATGGCGGTCAGTTCCTTGCTGGCAAA
Protein-coding regions in this window:
- the ilvD gene encoding dihydroxy-acid dehydratase; translation: MTDPLPLNRRSAHITQGKARAANRSMYYGMGYTEADFNKPMVGVANGHSTITPCNSGLQRLADAAVDGIRAAGGNAQTFGTPTISDGMAMGTEGMKYSLVSREVIADCVETCVQGQWMDGCVVIGGCDKNMPGGMMGMLRANVPSIYVYGGTIEPGCLHGCDLNIVSVFEAVGENAAGKISDQELKDIEQHAIPGTGSCGGMYTANTMSSSFEALGMSLPYSSTMANPHQEKVDSARESARVLIEAIRRDLKPRDIVTRQSIENAVAVIMAVGGSTNAVLHFLAIAHAAGVEWNIDDFERMRKKVPVFCDMKPSGKYLAVDLHKAGGIPQVMKMLLNAGLLHGDCMTITGKAIAETLKDVPDTPRADQDVIRPIGQPLYAQGHLAILKGNLSPEGAVAKITGLKNPVITGPARVFDDEQSALAAILAGKIKAGDVMVLRYLGPKGGPGMPEMLAPTGALVGEGLGESVGLITDGRFSGGTWGMVVGHVAPEAAVGGNIAFVHEGDSITIDAHQLLLQLNVSDEELARRRAGWTPPAPRYTRGVQAKFAFNASSASKGAVLDDFDEKRR
- the ilvD gene encoding dihydroxy-acid dehydratase; the encoded protein is MPAYRSKTSTHGRNMAGARALWRATGMKDADFSKPIIAVVNSFTQFVPGHVHLKDLGQLVAREIEAAGGVAKEFNTIAVDDGIAMGHDGMLYSLPSRDIIADSVEYMVNAHCADAMVCISNCDKITPGMLMAAMRLNIPVIFVSGGPMEAGKAQLAVPGQGKLTFTKKLDLIDAMVMAADDKASDADVAEVERSACPTCGSCSGMFTANSMNCLTEALGLSLPGNGTVLATHADREQLFKRAGRRIVELAREYYEQDNARILPRAVGFKAFENAMTLDIAMGGSTNTILHLLAIAQEAEIAFTMDDIDRLSRVVPQLCKVAPNTDKYHIEDVHRAGGIFGILGELERAGRLHTDVPTIHAPTLGEAIAQWDICLTQDEAVHNFFKAGPGGIPTQVAFSQASRWPSLDLDRAEGCIRSYDHAFSKEGGLAVLTGNIAQKGCVVKTAGVDDSILVFEGPAHVVESQDEAVANILADKVKAGDVVVVRYEGPKGGPGMQEMLYPTSYIKSKGLGKACALLTDGRFSGGTSGLSIGHCSPEAAAGGAIGLVRNGDRIRIDIPNRTINVLVSDEELARRRQQQAALGWKPAQPRPRKVSAALKAYAKLVTSADTGAVRDLSLLD
- a CDS encoding TIGR04438 family Trp-rich protein; translated protein: MYALLLGITLILLKYLEVGPVANWSWWWVLSPFAAAVAWWAWADATGYTKRKAMEKMDQRKQDRINKHKEALGMKTRRPR
- the lgt gene encoding prolipoprotein diacylglyceryl transferase — encoded protein: MLMYPHIDPVALQIGPVAIHWYGLTYLAAFGLFMWLGRRRLRHEPYASLTGDQAWSRKDVEDILFLGVLGVVIGGRLGYCLFYKPGYYLAHPLEILYVWQGGMSFHGGLLGVIGSMLWFAHSRRRPWLQVADFVAPCVPTGLAAGRIGNFINGELWGRFAPPDLPWAMVFPQSGSMLARHPSQIYQFLLEGLLLFVLLWLYARRPRRRGEVAAAFLVGYGVLRFTAEYFREPDSFLGLLPLGMSMGQWLCVPMVLAGVGMWLWAQRQRA
- a CDS encoding PaaI family thioesterase; the encoded protein is MSELHQRIAASFNAQGLMTTLGARLVLVQDGEVHIELPFSPHLTQQQGFVHAGVVTSIVDNACGYAALTRSPPGCEVVTAEFKTNFMRPAIGARFLAVGRVQNAGRMLTVCTGEVRAFAGDGPQYKLVALMQATMVNVPANA
- the bfr gene encoding bacterioferritin yields the protein MQGHTAVIDCLKELLRGELAARDQYFIHSRQYEDQGFVRLYERLNHEMQEETEHADTILRRILMLEGKPNMRPHAFTPGESVQEMLRKDLDTEYSVRKHLKSAIALCESHHDYVSRDLLLTQLRDTEEDHAYWLEKQIGLIDKVGLQNYLQSQTGS